ACTGAGATCACAATTAACCCCAAATTGGGGTTTAATCTTAACTTTCTGGTATAAACAAAGCTGCCACATGATTAGCTGATTCGATAACTGAACGAATAAGCAAGAATGGTACAGGTGTTCCTAGTAAAGTGTTGTATGATTACATATAAAGAGATCAAATCTAACTTTGTATGGATggtgtttgtttacagtctgATTAAACCCAAATTAGAAGATCCCCCCCTTTCATTGAATTTTCCTTTAATTTCCTCATGCGAACAGACGGCTTGGGTGTTGTATACCTACCAGAACTGCATCTGGAGTGTGCCAGAAGTTCCAAAGGATCCAAAACCACATGGCACCGCTGAGGATCTCAGAATGAATTTGCTGTTTCTGGGTTAGTTGTGGATATTGCCTGTATTGAGGCTCGATGTGAGGTCCGCCGCTGGCCctaaaacatttgaaacatttaaaataaataaataaagtcaaactaaataatACGCCGTGCAAAGCAACACTAAAGCCTTTGTATTAGGTTGTATAGtcttaatgtttattttgagtGACGTCTTGGGAGAGTGGCTGCTGCAGCTAATATAGTAGCTATGATGCTAACGGACTTACTTTCTGCTCGTTATCCTTCCTGGACCGCGTCTAAGAAGCTGAGACCCGGCCCGAAGGACGCCTAACGCCCTTCCAAAAGAAGACATGGTGACTTGATTAACAAAACCCCACTCGTAAGGGAGTTATGAGTGAAGATTTGTACGAGAGTCTCCTTCGGTAGCCGAGAAGTCACCTTCTCCCCTTGTCAATAAACGACTCTCCAACAAGGTCAGCTGTGATTGGACAGAGCGCGCTCACGTGGTTTGTTCCGCTCTTCttattggctgaatgaaaattACATGAATTAACCAGAGCGCCCTCTTCTGTCATGTTGGGGACATGACTTCCCCCGTTAGTAATAAATACGCTGTTGAAATTTCCGattagtttttttgcttttaataaaagcaaaacacataTTATGGGTAAGATATAACTAAACGGATGAAATGAATGtaactaattttattattttcaatgtcacaaataaataagcTAAAGGGATGAGGTATAGAAAACATAGGGACGTGACTTGCTtagtccactagatggagtgAGAAGCTAAACAGAGAATTAAACTAGTCAGGGTAATGTGCTGCTTTTGAGTTGTACATTGATTTCGTGAGAGAATATGTTTTGGTGGTGTGGAACTGGTAACGGGGGAACTGAGTGCTTATGTAACCGGGATCACCAATTTTGAAAGGATTATGGGTTTTTCTTCAGTCCGTGGGTTTGCTTCGTGGCACACCTCACGCTGCCCacaaacaaaatgcacaaaaccatAGGCACAGGTCAACCTCTAAAAAAGCTTTGCTGCTGCGGCTGCGAATTAAACCAGAACGTTCCAGGAtatgaaaacaggaaataacacGGTGACGGGAACGCGCACGGCGCCGCCGCCCATGAACTGAGCGcaggacaggaaaaaaaaaaaaaaaaaaacggatgaaGCGACGCcatcttgtttcttgtttccaGTCTTCAACGGCAGCTTTTATGGACGGGAAGCTGCTGTTTAAAAACTCAACGCAGATAGTCCGCTTTCCCCTTCGACTACGGAGCACATATTCACGCGTTAAACTACTTCGCCTTTATGTGttcgtttatttattaaatcGATACGCACGCTAATTTTACATTGTTACCTAATGGCGCCTGGTCGTAGCTGCTCTCCGGTTGCGCCCCTCTCCCCTCGCAGCTCAGAGCCCGCCCACAAATACTAACTGCATGATGTCATCACAAACTAGccatttctcaaaaaaaaaaaaaaaaaatcaccattttcatcagtagttgttgttgttttttgacaaCTACTAATCCCCCACCAGAACTGTGGCGTTACAGTCTTTTAACACAAGATCGTCTTCACACCGAAAACACGATGGACACACAATGGGATAAATGATGTTATCCTCCGTGGAAAGTCGACCTGCGTCCTCCACAGCCAAGACGTGTCCGTTTAGACGAGGGTGAAGATAGCTCGATCGGCCAAtctgatttaattaattattattatttagaaaaaggaaaaaaaaaaaaaaaaaaacaccgtcttctcctcagtttatttcaaacaaaccTGGCTGCCCGCACACCAGCAGTTGCAGCGCTCCCGTAGGACTGCGCATGCGCGAGAGGATGCGGTTCAGGGTGGGGGAGGGTCAACAAAATGGAAACGATGAGAGCAGCCGCTCTCAACATATGATGTCAAAGGGATTTCTGTGCAGACACGTTTCTGCAGAGGTGACACTAACAGATTCACCACAACAGTCAATCTGAcgagaaaaaaatgtaagatttattttgagaaatgtCTCAGCCTCGGTCCAGTGATACAATAAATCAAAGGGAGTTTGTAAACTGCGACCATCATCAGATGATGATTTGATTGACAGTCGAGAcggaataaaatataatttctactaattttgttttgtttttttttgactgggAGAAGCGTTAggagaacttttttttagtatgagtttatttcttcttttaggCTTTTAATTTGGATGCATTGTTTAATtacttaaattttattttgtggtcCTCAAAATGTTTTCCTGGCCTGTGTTCTTTGTCCATGTTTTAATCTTATTGGTGAGGCCATTCCTTCCCAATATCAATTCAATATACAAAACTGCTCTTGTGTAAGGGGTTGCATAACAGCTTAGGTGCCTCCTACTGTGTTTGGTAGAGCATTTGGGTGCTGCTTTACAACCATGCTcatgctaaaataaaaagaatttagATCAATTTATAGGTGCGTGTCACAAGCATTCCTGGCAGAGCTAATACAAATGTGGACTGGCCTATTTGGTCAGGCTTTTGGGAGAGAGCTTAATTGTTGCTGTGTATTTTTGCATCTAGCAAATGCAAATCAAACACAGGCATTTAGAAACTCAAAGTATTGTAGAGATTCTATTTAATATAAACTTGCACAATCTCGTGGATCAGATTGTACTCTGCTCCTTTTCACcctgagaggaagcagaggaaacaGCAATTAGTTTAAACAAAACCTCCTGATAAAAACATTCCCACAGCTGACTTCACTTTCAAAACATGATCCTGCAGATAGCACTGACCAGCACAAAAACACGGTGCAGGCTTTGGATTGCACAATGTGCTGCATTGTTTGACGGGCTACTTTAAacataaggaaaaaaataatcttttcacCAGCCGTCCAGTTTGATAAGCATTTTCCCCCTCTACTAACTGTTCATTTGACGAGCCCTGTCTAAATAGCGCAGCACAAGATAAATCCACAGCGTCGCCGACATAAATAGCAGACTAGTTGAGGAGTCACAGTCGTGGACGCGCATGTAGCACGGTCACAGAGCCCCTGTGAAGCCGGGGGTGTAACCCCGTAGTATGTGGAGGCGGAGCCTGGGTTTAGCGATggcgagggaggggggagggggcggagTCTCGGCAGTCCTGGCAGGGCCGCCATTTTTGCAAAGGGAAAAGAGACTCTGGTTTTGAGGGGATCTAATTTCTAAAAGTCGCTGTTGAGTAGGGCACAGTTTTAACGGTTTCGAATTGATTTATGGACACATTTGGGTCCCTGAGCAAAACAAGAGGCACGGGTTTTTTTCCACAGGAAAGGACTCTCTAGGGGACACGTTTgaatacaaatattttaaacCTTGGCTAGGGATCCGCAGTGTGTGGACAGAAGTATTGTTTTGGTTGTGGAAGCTGTGTGGAAAGCGACGGGGGTCTTACCCAGGTCCCCTTATTCGCTATTCAGATCCTCCAGAGTGGACATAAAACGGTAAGTAAACTGCTTTAAGTGTTAGATATAAGGTGAGCACAAATCCGACCTGGAAGGGTATTGTTGGCTTTAGTTAGCTGGCTAGGTACATCATGggtttagcatgttagcttgtTGAAGAACACCGTTAGACCGCGATATGTAGATGCTAACTCCCATTCCTTGATGGTAACGGTgtttaaaaccacaaaacagCTAATTGTGTGACGTAAGTTTCCAATATAAGTGTCAAGTTGGCAAGCGAAACGCCAACAGACCACTTGCTAGCTAGCGCATGCTACTAGCTCGCATTAGCTTGTGTGTGTCAAGACTTGTCGTCGATAGTGTGGCAAAAGACGGGACGCCGCACCGAGTTAATAATATTTACAGGCAATAAGGGTCATTACACATGTTTGCCACTTTGTTAAACCAGCATTAGCTGCAGTTACACGCCGACGTTGTGGGGACGTAAGACAAAAACGCTGCAGTTACACGAATCCGTCCCACAGCATAACGCGTCTAATACAACAACATTAGTGGTGAACTTCTTAGTAATAAGacatgtttatctttttttttttcttttacacgtTGACTTAATATAAGTAGAGCTAGAGGGGGGAGTTACTTGATGTTTAGTTTGACACGGTGACACTGCGGGCCATATTGCGCACAGTTTCTTCGGTTATTGTGTAAATAATGTGACCTCCTAATACAACGCTACCCGCTTTATTTCTAACAGATTACTGTAAAGTCCTCCCAACAATAGTATAGTAGCCATGGCgcgtgttttcctgttttttttttttttttttttttgggggtaCTGTTTGAATACGACGTTTGCAACACGGTCACTCTGGGTAATAATTGTATATTTAAAGCATTAGTAACAAAACTTGAACATATCGTGGTGGCTCTCATCCCTCTCATCCAGACCACGGGACATTATTTCCGTTCAGATAAATTTCTTACAATGTCACTCGTGAAACGCAAATAGACGACACTCTcctacatgcatgtaaacagaTACAAGTGGATGGGGTTTAGTCTATTAGCTGTAAATTGAAATTGGTATGTATTACGCAGTAATCTCATAGGCTCCagggcttttttctttttttaaatacaatcGCAGTAATGAgtagatttgtgtgtgtatggcCAATGTCAAACGAGAAATTACCCGGCTGCTCTTTTTTTGTGACAATCTGACATAGAAGTACATTTCGCGATCACTTAATTTAGATTCAGGGTGTATTGGGTTCAAATGCTGCAAGCGTGGGGGAGGGGATGTTCCATTTGGGCATCTCGCCCCACTCATACAATTTGTAACTCCATTCTCCATTGACAATCCTTAGCCACACTGTCGCATTTGCTTGTAACCCGGCCTCTACACAAATTACCGTATATGAATGTGCGTGCAATcggctttgctttgcttttgccCCCCGACCAGTTATCTCTCAACGCcgctgtggtgttgttgtgttgttcgGGTCTTTCGCATTAATCCACTTCTTTCGTGTCGCCGCTTGCTTCCTTTCGCTAACTCT
This portion of the Mugil cephalus isolate CIBA_MC_2020 chromosome 22, CIBA_Mcephalus_1.1, whole genome shotgun sequence genome encodes:
- the ndufb2 gene encoding NADH dehydrogenase [ubiquinone] 1 beta subcomplex subunit 2, mitochondrial, whose protein sequence is MSSFGRALGVLRAGSQLLRRGPGRITSRKASGGPHIEPQYRQYPQLTQKQQIHSEILSGAMWFWILWNFWHTPDAVLGHFPWPDASQWTDEELGIPPDDVE